One stretch of Nicotiana tabacum cultivar K326 chromosome 18, ASM71507v2, whole genome shotgun sequence DNA includes these proteins:
- the LOC107797261 gene encoding secreted RxLR effector protein 161-like, protein MSRPDIAFLVKTLSQFMQQPKRSHWDAAIRVVKYIKREPGLGILLRSQNSSEISVFCDADWASCPNTRKSVSGYLVKFGESPISWKSKKQNTVSKSSAEAEYRNMASGVSEVVWLTALLRELGAKVKFPVHIYSDSRAAMEISANPVFQDKYQAYNQRLKCH, encoded by the coding sequence ATGTCCAGGCCAGACATTGCATTCTTAGTGAAAACTCTCAGCCAGTTCATGCAGCAGCCTAAAAGGTCTCATTGGGATGCAGCTATAAGAGTGGTGAAGTATATTAAAAGGGAACCAGGTCTGGGAATCTTGTTGAGAAGTCAAAACTCAAGTGAGATCAGTGTCTTTTGTGATGCTGACTGGGCCTCATGTCCTAACACAAGAAAGTCAGTGTCAGGATATCTAGTCAAATTTGGAGAATCTCCAATCTCGTGGAAATCAAAGAAGCAGAATACAGTTTCTAAGAGTTCAGCAGAAGCTGAATATAGAAACATGGCAAGTGGAGTTTCAGAGGTAGTATGGTTGACAGCATTGCTGAGGGAGTTAGGAGCAAAAGTGAAATTTCCAGTACACATATATAGTGACAGCAGGGCTGCAATGGAAATATCAGCAAATCCTGTGTTTCAAGACAAGTATCAAGCATACAACCAGCGTTTAAAGTGTCACtga